In the genome of Quercus robur chromosome 3, dhQueRobu3.1, whole genome shotgun sequence, one region contains:
- the LOC126716586 gene encoding anaphase-promoting complex subunit 11-like — MVFDGYCPDCKLPGDDCPLIWGACNHAFHLHCILKWANSQSSQAHCPMCRREWQFKE, encoded by the exons ATGGTCTTTGATGGCTATTGTCCTGATTGTAAGCTCCCTGGGGATGATTGCCCACTAA TTTGGGGTGCATGCAACCATGCATTCCATCTCCATTGCATCCTAAAATGGGCGAATTCACAGAGCTCTCAAGCACATTGCCCCATGTGCCGTAGGGAATGGCAGTTCAAAGAATAA
- the LOC126716490 gene encoding uncharacterized protein At2g29880-like, which translates to MGWDPISNTVTASDDAWAAAFAVNHRFKEFKRKGMRHYELLGTLFNSNTTTGFLQMSSAQPTPNSDEERELDAAFLSEGVHVNVSINGLDDVEELPTPSEAQSRRQAEKRPAEPSYSSGKRKKGHSLESMTEAIWGFTDMRNRRGKKSIDTGDSAVGAANESITAAVTLLNQHTDVDHVTYCKVVQELHNAKSRATFFAMTVDRRRA; encoded by the exons ATGGGATGGGACCCCATTTCAAATACGGTGACGGCCAGTGACGATGCTTGGGCTGCTGCATTTGCG GTCAATCATAGATTCAAGGAGTTCAAGAGAAAGGGGATGAGACACTATGAGCTGTTGGGCACTCTTTTCAATTCAAACACAACCACGGGTTTCCTCCAAATGTCATCTGCCCAACCAACTCCCAATAGTGATGAAGAGAGAGAACTTGATGCAGCCTTTCTATCTGAGGGGGTACATGTCAATGTCAGCATCAATGGTTTGGATGACGTGGAGGAGCTGCCCACACCGAGTGAAGCCCAAAGCCGGAGGCAAGCTGAAAAGCGGCCAGCTGAACCGTCTTATTCAAgtggaaaaaggaagaaagggcACTCCCTTGAATCCATGACTGAGGCAATATGGGGTTTTACTGACATGAGGAACCGTCGGGGGAAAAAGTCCATCGACACTGGAGACTCTGCTGTGGGGGCTGCCAATGAGTCAATTACAGCAGCTGTAACTCTTCTAAACCAGCACACCGATGTCGATCATGTCACGTATTGCAAGGTCGTGCAGGAGCTTCATAATGCCAAGAGTAGAGCCACTTTTTTTGCCATGACGGTTGATAGAAGAAGGGCCTAG
- the LOC126716491 gene encoding uncharacterized protein LOC126716491, with protein MAAHRCDSVMDDTDSDRDSGMAESDSDEYDSEVELEIATAYVQLCIEYVQKYYMKRPMCTSILSGRSYVSEVLEGNPQVCYDIFRMDKTNFRHLCNELKRLHLLEEDIGWVSVEESVGTVLFIVGHNADYRVAANRFQHSLETIQRRFRRTLRAIHALGCIIIRPDVDAAELPQSLRGNGKYYPWFEICFDFSFFGAIHAYLFTLYCT; from the coding sequence ATGGCTGCCCACAGGTGTGATTCAGTTATGGACGACACCGATTCAGATCGTGATTCAGGCATGGCTGAGTCCGATTCAGATGAGTACGATAGTGAGGTGGAGCTCGAGATTGCCACAGCCTACGTTCAGCTGTGTATAGAGTACGTGCAAAAGTACTACATGAAGCGACCTATGTGCACTAGTATCCTGAGTGGGAGGTCATATGTGAGTGAAGTACTAGAAGGAAATCCGCAAGTGTGTTATGACATATTCCGCATGGACAAGACCAATTTTAGACACTTGTGTAATGAGTTGAAGCGGTTGCACCTATTAGAGGAGGACATTGGTTGGGTTTCAGTTGAGGAGTCCGTTGGGACAGTTCTATTTATCGTCGGACACAACGCTGACTACCGGGTAGCTGCCAACCGCTTCCAACATTCTCTCGAGACCATTCAAAGGCGGTTCCGGCGTACCTTGCGTGCTATCCATGCTTTGGGATGTATCATCATCCGACCCGACGTTGATGCAGCTGAGCTCCCTCAATCACTTCGAGGGAATGGGAAATATTATCCATGGTTTGAGATAtgctttgatttttctttttttggtgctaTCCATGCTTACTTATTCACACTATATTGCACATAa
- the LOC126720017 gene encoding agamous-like MADS-box protein AGL80 translates to MTRKKVKLAYITNDSARKATFKKRKKGLLKKVSELSTLCGIKSCAIIYSPYDSQPEVWASEHGIQHVLGLFKNMPEMEQTKKMVNQESFLRQRIAKANEQLKKQQKDNREKEMTEVMFQSLTGKSLHNLTMMDLNDLGWLIDQNLKNIYRRIGQLNKVAQKQVQGEPAAAKTEGMVVGSTSTSTTPAEMNNARQPHDHHQRTPGFEMNMDTMQRQQWFMDMMNLPLENNMGFGGDEMMLPFGDNSHNALWSNAFFP, encoded by the coding sequence ATGACTAGAAAGAAGGTCAAGCTTGCATACATCACTAATGACTCTGCTAGAAAAGCTACCttcaagaaaaggaagaaggggCTGTTGAAGAAAGTAAGTGAGCTGAGCACTCTCTGTGGCATTAAGTCCTGCGCCATTATTTATAGCCCATATGATTCTCAACCTGAAGTTTGGGCTTCTGAGCATGGCATTCAACATGTTCTTGGACTGTTCAAGAACATGCCTGAAATGGAACAGACCAAAAAAATGGTCAACCAGGAGAGTTTCCTGAGGCAAAGGATTGCCAAAGCTAATGAGCAGTTGAAAAAACAACAGAAAGACAACCGGGAGAAGGAGATGACAGAGGTCATGTTCCAAAGCCTGACTGGAAAAAGCCTGCACAACTTAACCATGATGGACTTGAATGATCTTGGGTGGTTGATTGATCAGAATTTGAAGAATATATATAGAAGGATTGGTCAACTCAACAAAGTGGCTCAAAAGCAAGTCCAAGGCGAACCAGCTGCTGCAAAAACAGAAGGAATGGTGGTGGGGAGTACTAGTACTAGTACTACTCCTGCAGAGATGAATAATGCGCGGCAGCCTCATGATCATCATCAGAGAACACCAGGTTTTGAGATGAACATGGACACCATGCAGAGGCAGCAATGGTTCATGGATATGATGAATCTCCCATTAGAGAACAACATGGGGTTTGGAGGAGATGAGATGATGCTGCCATTTGGAGATAACAGTCACAATGCTCTTTGGTCTAATGCCTTCTTcccttga